In Parus major isolate Abel chromosome 3, Parus_major1.1, whole genome shotgun sequence, the following are encoded in one genomic region:
- the ABRACL gene encoding costars family protein ABRACL has protein sequence MNVEHEISLLVEEIRRLGTRNADGQVSVKFGVLFADEKCANLFEALVGTLKAAKRRKIITYQGELLLQGVHDNVDIMLLQD, from the exons ATGAATGTGGAACATGAAATTAGCCTCTTAGTTGAGGAGATTCGGCGGCTGGGAACCAGAA ATGCTGATGGACAAGTGAGCGTGAAATTTGGTGTGCTGTTTGCTGATGAGAAGTGTGCCAACCTCTTTGAGGCCCTGGTGGGCACACTTAAGGCGGCAAAACGACGGAAGATCATCACTTACCAAGGAGAGCTGCTCTTACAAGGTGTTCATGACAACGTGGATAtcatgctgctgcaggactga